A genome region from Arthrobacter sp. V1I9 includes the following:
- the clpB gene encoding ATP-dependent chaperone ClpB, whose protein sequence is MDVKFTTKSQEALSAAAMNASTAGNPQVEPAHLLKALMDQREGVAVALLRATGADPDAVSVQASSAIKALPATSGASSQQAQLSRPALQAIQNAKGEAERLGDTFVSTEVLLLGLSAGSDAAGRLLRDAGASHEALLAALPGVRGDRKVTSPDPENTFQSLEKFGTDLTAMARSGKLDPVIGRDTEIRRIVQVLSRRTKNNPVIIGEPGVGKTAVVEGLAQRMVAGDVPESLRGKTLIALDLASMVAGAKYRGEFEERLKAVLEEIKNSDGQIVTFIDEIHTVVGAGATGESSMDAGNMLKPMLARGELRLIGATTLDEYRENIEKDPALERRFQQVYVGEPSVEDTIGILRGLKERYEAHHKVAIADSALVAAATLSNRYISGRQLPDKAIDLVDEAASRLRMEIDSAPEEIDQLRRAVDRLTMEELALEGETDAASVERLAALRADKADREEELAALNARWEAEKAGLNRVGDLKAKLDELRSTYDKAAREGDLETASRILYGEIPALERELNAAAEAEAAVTDKSAQMVAEQVTADDIAEVISAWTGIPAGRMLQGESQKLLHMEEELGRRLIGQKKAVTAVSDAVRRARAGISDPNRPTGSFLFLGPTGVGKTELAKALADFLFDDERAMVRIDMSEYSEKHSVARLVGAPPGYVGYEEGGQLTEAVRRRPYSVVLLDEVEKAHPEVFDILLQVLDDGRLTDGQGRTVDFRNTILVLTSNLGSQFLVDPSLDAEAKRNAVMATVNASFKPEFLNRLDEVVLFDPLSVEELARIVELQVAELGRRLHERRLTLDVTEAARAWLAMSGFDSAYGARPLRRLVQREIGDRLAKAILSGEIADGDTVLVDTATDVDELTIEGLEALAGPNGGAALGTGLVVRRKD, encoded by the coding sequence GCGCTTCTCCGTGCAACCGGGGCTGACCCGGACGCCGTCAGCGTTCAGGCGAGCAGTGCCATCAAAGCGCTGCCTGCCACCTCAGGTGCGTCCAGCCAGCAGGCACAGCTGTCCCGGCCCGCCCTGCAGGCCATCCAGAACGCCAAAGGGGAGGCGGAGCGGCTGGGCGACACTTTTGTCTCCACCGAAGTACTCCTCCTGGGTCTTTCGGCCGGAAGTGACGCCGCGGGCCGATTGCTGCGCGACGCCGGCGCCTCCCATGAAGCGCTCCTCGCCGCCCTGCCGGGCGTCCGGGGCGATCGGAAAGTCACCAGCCCGGACCCCGAGAACACCTTCCAGTCCCTGGAAAAGTTCGGCACGGACCTCACCGCCATGGCCAGGTCCGGCAAGTTGGACCCGGTGATCGGCCGCGACACGGAAATCCGCCGGATCGTCCAGGTCCTCAGCCGCCGCACCAAGAACAACCCCGTGATCATCGGCGAGCCCGGCGTCGGCAAGACCGCCGTCGTCGAGGGGCTGGCCCAGCGCATGGTGGCCGGGGACGTGCCGGAAAGCCTGCGCGGCAAGACCCTCATCGCCCTGGACCTCGCTTCCATGGTGGCCGGCGCAAAGTACCGCGGCGAGTTCGAGGAGCGGCTCAAGGCAGTCCTCGAGGAGATCAAAAACTCCGACGGCCAAATCGTCACCTTCATCGACGAGATCCACACGGTGGTGGGTGCAGGAGCCACCGGCGAGTCCTCCATGGATGCTGGCAACATGCTCAAGCCCATGCTGGCACGCGGTGAGCTGCGGCTGATCGGCGCCACCACCCTGGATGAGTACCGCGAAAACATCGAAAAGGACCCTGCGTTGGAGCGCCGCTTCCAGCAGGTGTATGTGGGCGAGCCCAGCGTCGAGGACACCATCGGCATCCTCCGTGGGCTGAAGGAGCGCTATGAGGCACACCACAAGGTGGCCATCGCTGACTCTGCCCTGGTGGCCGCCGCGACGCTCTCGAACCGCTACATCTCCGGGCGCCAGCTGCCGGACAAGGCCATCGACCTGGTGGACGAGGCCGCGTCCCGGCTGCGCATGGAGATTGACTCGGCCCCTGAGGAAATCGACCAGCTCCGGCGCGCCGTCGACCGGCTCACCATGGAGGAGCTGGCCCTGGAAGGCGAGACGGACGCCGCCTCCGTGGAGCGCCTCGCGGCTCTCCGTGCGGACAAGGCGGACCGGGAAGAGGAACTCGCTGCCCTGAACGCGCGCTGGGAGGCCGAAAAGGCCGGCCTCAACCGGGTGGGCGACCTCAAGGCCAAGCTGGACGAGCTCCGTTCCACGTACGACAAGGCCGCCCGTGAAGGCGACCTGGAGACGGCTTCACGGATCCTCTATGGCGAAATTCCGGCCCTGGAGCGCGAGCTGAACGCCGCCGCGGAGGCCGAAGCCGCCGTCACGGACAAGTCCGCGCAGATGGTGGCGGAACAGGTGACCGCCGACGACATTGCCGAGGTCATCTCCGCCTGGACCGGCATCCCCGCCGGCCGCATGCTGCAAGGCGAAAGCCAGAAGCTGCTGCACATGGAGGAGGAACTGGGGCGGCGGCTGATCGGCCAGAAGAAGGCTGTCACCGCTGTGTCCGATGCCGTCCGCCGCGCCCGTGCCGGCATTAGCGATCCCAACCGTCCCACCGGTTCGTTCCTGTTCCTTGGGCCCACCGGCGTCGGTAAGACCGAACTGGCCAAGGCCCTCGCGGACTTCCTGTTCGACGACGAACGTGCCATGGTACGGATCGACATGTCCGAGTACAGCGAGAAGCATTCCGTGGCGCGGCTTGTGGGTGCGCCTCCGGGCTACGTGGGCTATGAGGAGGGCGGCCAGCTCACTGAAGCCGTCCGCCGCCGCCCGTACTCGGTGGTGCTGCTGGACGAGGTGGAGAAGGCCCACCCTGAGGTCTTCGACATCCTCCTGCAGGTGCTCGACGACGGTCGCCTCACCGACGGCCAGGGCCGCACCGTGGACTTCCGCAACACGATCCTGGTGCTGACGTCCAATCTGGGCAGCCAGTTCCTGGTGGATCCGTCGCTGGATGCCGAGGCCAAGCGGAACGCCGTGATGGCCACCGTCAACGCCTCCTTCAAGCCGGAGTTCCTGAACCGGCTGGACGAAGTGGTGCTGTTCGATCCGCTGTCCGTCGAAGAGCTGGCCCGCATCGTTGAACTGCAGGTAGCCGAACTTGGCCGGAGGCTGCACGAGCGCCGGCTGACCCTCGATGTCACCGAAGCCGCCCGGGCCTGGCTGGCCATGTCCGGCTTCGACTCCGCCTACGGAGCCCGGCCGCTGCGCCGTCTGGTCCAACGGGAAATCGGCGACCGCCTCGCCAAGGCCATCCTGTCCGGCGAAATTGCGGACGGCGACACCGTGCTGGTGGATACGGCCACCGACGTCGACGAACTCACCATCGAAGGGCTGGAGGCGCTCGCCGGGCCCAACGGCGGCGCTGCCCTGGGAACGGGGCTGGTGGTCCGCCGGAAGGACTAA
- a CDS encoding septum formation family protein, with product MHPVNHQDVPPKPASPPTAGLPTVPAAEHGVPAAEPPARSKGPSRDRGEAWDQDPSIRAERPAAGRGSVNQRTLWKAFFVVVLLAVIGSLVWLVLWLNDNGNQEASAGAVPGVLQTAVTPPATPLPLPRVVEPAAYALGDCFKDFSPEALKSTVVPCNTGHSAQLVALFHYPEGEPYPGAEALKAKALEACQAAKLGPAANDYKLNFERSFPSSTSWDSGDRRLDCYVTSPGGNNVKASVLP from the coding sequence ATGCACCCCGTGAACCACCAGGACGTTCCGCCCAAGCCCGCCTCCCCGCCCACCGCTGGCCTGCCCACAGTTCCCGCGGCCGAGCACGGAGTCCCGGCAGCCGAGCCACCGGCACGCAGCAAGGGACCATCGCGGGATCGGGGCGAGGCTTGGGACCAGGACCCCTCGATCCGGGCCGAAAGGCCCGCAGCCGGCCGTGGCAGCGTCAACCAGCGGACATTGTGGAAGGCGTTTTTCGTCGTCGTCCTCCTGGCGGTTATCGGCTCGCTGGTGTGGCTTGTCCTGTGGCTGAACGACAACGGGAACCAGGAAGCGTCCGCAGGCGCGGTTCCCGGCGTACTGCAAACCGCTGTCACGCCCCCGGCGACCCCCCTGCCCCTGCCCCGCGTGGTGGAGCCTGCCGCCTATGCTCTGGGCGACTGCTTCAAGGACTTCAGCCCGGAGGCGCTGAAGTCCACCGTTGTGCCATGCAATACCGGCCATTCCGCGCAGCTGGTTGCCTTGTTCCACTACCCGGAAGGCGAGCCCTACCCGGGGGCCGAAGCGCTGAAGGCCAAGGCCCTGGAAGCATGCCAGGCGGCAAAACTGGGCCCGGCAGCGAACGACTACAAGCTGAACTTCGAGCGCAGTTTCCCCAGCTCCACGAGCTGGGACTCCGGGGACCGCAGGCTGGACTGCTACGTAACGTCCCCCGGCGGCAACAATGTTAAAGCGAGCGTGCTGCCCTAG
- a CDS encoding DUF3073 domain-containing protein: MGRGRQKAKATKQARDIKYYSPNTDYTALQRELKSSEVRAPSRFANEPVEPDYSAYVDKYADDLEEDDDEVHTRRIG, encoded by the coding sequence ATGGGGCGCGGCCGTCAAAAGGCAAAAGCTACCAAACAGGCTCGGGACATCAAGTACTACTCCCCGAACACTGACTACACCGCTCTCCAGCGTGAGCTCAAGAGTTCAGAAGTCCGCGCTCCCAGCCGTTTCGCCAACGAGCCGGTTGAACCGGACTATTCGGCTTACGTGGACAAGTACGCGGATGATTTGGAAGAGGACGACGACGAGGTACACACTCGTCGCATCGGCTAG
- a CDS encoding ABC transporter permease subunit: protein MHTPAFLKVTASRIVALLGLVVLIGMMPWLSGHGAEYTILRARYSDREPTPETLAAIRAELGLEQGPLAMLVTWVQRVFAGDLGTSWISNTPVAPGVVAALTVSATLMGFALATASIIALLICVPAVVDGFRQRRKPASGALSAALTSLPEFLLAAVLLVVGAIWLRWFPPFGWKGPEYAVLPALALGIPAGGLMGLLLSDAVRAGFGETWVATWRLAGAQPGQLVRAVLRRALPSVLPQFGLVLIGLTGGAVAVEKVYAIPGLGRALLGAASAQDIPALQAGMLALLALALLAGTLTTAVRYVLIGPAVRFGTFPLPEPARSGSRRGLAVPALAAATLLLIVVAGLLRDPFTSAHPRLAVPTWALPFGADASGRDLLARVSHGAVGTLGTALVVVLVCLAVGIAVGLFPLAATGPVEVANAAPPILAGLVAAAITGPSAQGAALAVAAVSWAPLAAHTAALAQEARAQSYVQILPVLGVGRARILLRYILPAVVRPLLRHAMLRLPGVALALAALGFLGLGPQQPSPEWGLILAEGIGYVERAPWTVLAPATALVLASVLAVSLAGAGGAAVRVPPPQKTGKLPTAPAGTGRQRAAFR, encoded by the coding sequence ATGCACACTCCGGCCTTCCTGAAAGTCACTGCTTCGCGGATCGTCGCCCTCCTCGGACTCGTGGTGCTGATCGGCATGATGCCGTGGCTTTCAGGCCATGGCGCCGAGTACACCATCCTCCGGGCCAGATACTCGGACCGCGAGCCCACACCCGAAACCCTGGCCGCCATCCGCGCAGAGCTCGGCCTGGAACAGGGCCCGCTGGCAATGCTCGTAACCTGGGTCCAGCGGGTCTTCGCGGGAGACCTCGGCACGTCCTGGATCAGCAATACGCCTGTGGCCCCCGGTGTCGTGGCAGCCCTCACCGTCTCGGCGACCCTGATGGGCTTTGCCCTCGCCACCGCGTCCATCATTGCCCTGCTGATCTGCGTACCCGCGGTGGTGGACGGGTTCCGGCAGCGGCGGAAGCCAGCGTCCGGTGCCCTGTCTGCTGCGCTCACCTCCCTGCCGGAGTTCCTGCTGGCCGCCGTACTGCTGGTAGTGGGTGCCATCTGGCTCCGGTGGTTTCCGCCCTTCGGCTGGAAGGGCCCGGAGTACGCCGTCCTGCCGGCACTCGCCCTCGGCATCCCGGCCGGCGGCCTGATGGGCCTGCTCCTGTCCGACGCCGTCCGTGCCGGCTTTGGAGAGACGTGGGTGGCAACCTGGCGCCTGGCCGGCGCGCAACCCGGGCAGCTGGTGCGGGCTGTGCTGCGGCGCGCGCTGCCGTCAGTGCTGCCCCAGTTCGGGCTGGTCCTCATTGGGCTGACCGGCGGGGCTGTCGCGGTTGAAAAGGTCTACGCGATTCCAGGGCTCGGCCGGGCGCTCCTGGGCGCTGCCAGCGCCCAGGACATTCCCGCGCTCCAGGCCGGCATGCTGGCACTTCTGGCGCTGGCACTGCTGGCGGGAACGCTGACGACGGCGGTGCGTTACGTACTGATCGGCCCTGCGGTCCGCTTCGGCACATTTCCGCTGCCGGAACCAGCGCGGTCAGGGAGCCGCCGTGGGCTGGCAGTACCGGCACTTGCGGCGGCCACGTTGCTGCTCATTGTTGTGGCCGGCCTGCTGCGTGACCCCTTCACCTCCGCACACCCAAGACTCGCGGTGCCCACCTGGGCGCTGCCGTTCGGGGCCGACGCCAGCGGCCGCGACCTCCTGGCCCGCGTGAGTCATGGGGCAGTGGGGACGCTGGGGACTGCGCTGGTAGTGGTGCTGGTCTGTCTGGCCGTGGGAATCGCGGTCGGCCTGTTCCCCTTGGCTGCCACGGGGCCGGTTGAGGTGGCCAACGCAGCGCCGCCCATCCTGGCTGGACTGGTGGCCGCAGCCATCACGGGGCCTTCGGCGCAGGGAGCTGCACTGGCTGTCGCCGCCGTAAGTTGGGCGCCGCTGGCGGCGCATACCGCCGCGTTGGCCCAGGAGGCGCGGGCACAGTCCTACGTGCAGATCCTCCCGGTGCTGGGGGTGGGCAGGGCGCGCATCCTGCTCCGCTACATCCTGCCGGCAGTGGTGCGGCCGCTCCTGCGCCACGCGATGCTCCGGCTGCCCGGTGTAGCCCTTGCCCTCGCAGCACTCGGGTTCCTGGGGCTGGGCCCTCAACAGCCGTCGCCCGAGTGGGGACTCATCCTTGCCGAGGGCATCGGTTATGTTGAGCGGGCACCTTGGACGGTCCTGGCACCGGCAACCGCGCTGGTGCTGGCGTCGGTGCTGGCGGTGAGCCTTGCGGGCGCCGGCGGCGCTGCTGTCCGGGTGCCACCGCCGCAAAAAACAGGAAAACTGCCAACAGCTCCTGCCGGAACCGGCCGGCAACGGGCGGCATTCCGCTGA
- a CDS encoding ABC transporter substrate-binding protein encodes MPKIRYKTGVTALSTLLLAAGLTGCFSGAEPAAEGGDGDGDGRIKLAMLQPPRSGLSPLSDDAFKLSRWKTTETLVMLDELGEAKPALATGWRQVDQTSWRFTLRNGVEFHDGTAMTSAEVVASVSAAVQASPKPRILDGVELTAAADGPGAVIIRTATPDPLLPQRLSSPQLAILAASAYKDRGVVDPVNAGTGPYRLVSVDGTTSARLDRFDGYWGEKAEADGVDVQFVPDGTARAAALRTGNADIVEAIPVGQVAQIDPALVHEVPMPRTNTLYLNTASGPFADPTVRAAAREAIDAGAIVDRVYEGRADKAAGLLGPALPWAADERRNKSYAAALATRVAAATVKGTPIRLGTFTDRAELPEVAVQLEQQLEAAGFTVEQDVREYQHIEADALAGKFDAFILSRATVLDSGDPVAYLYSDFSCAGSFNISQFCDPAVDAALAKAAGIPAGPERRTAIAAAESLILARDAAVPLLHERVIQGESTRVRGVERDPRERALITGITGISSSASTSTRAAG; translated from the coding sequence GTGCCCAAAATTCGATACAAAACAGGTGTAACCGCCCTCTCGACCCTGCTGCTTGCTGCCGGTCTGACCGGATGCTTTTCCGGCGCCGAGCCGGCGGCGGAGGGCGGTGACGGTGACGGTGACGGCCGGATCAAACTGGCCATGCTTCAGCCGCCGCGGTCCGGGTTGTCGCCGCTGAGCGACGACGCCTTTAAACTCTCCCGCTGGAAGACCACGGAAACTCTCGTGATGCTGGACGAGCTCGGCGAAGCTAAACCCGCACTGGCCACCGGGTGGCGGCAGGTCGATCAGACCTCCTGGCGCTTCACCCTGAGGAACGGCGTCGAGTTTCACGATGGAACGGCCATGACGTCGGCGGAAGTCGTCGCCTCGGTGTCAGCCGCCGTGCAGGCCAGCCCCAAGCCGAGAATCCTCGACGGCGTGGAGTTGACTGCCGCCGCTGATGGTCCCGGAGCCGTGATCATCAGGACGGCGACGCCCGATCCGCTCCTGCCCCAGCGGCTGTCCAGCCCCCAGCTGGCCATCCTCGCGGCCTCGGCATACAAGGACCGCGGCGTGGTTGACCCCGTGAATGCCGGAACCGGGCCGTACCGGCTGGTTTCGGTGGACGGCACCACCTCCGCCCGGCTGGACCGCTTCGACGGGTACTGGGGCGAAAAAGCGGAAGCCGACGGCGTGGATGTCCAGTTTGTTCCGGACGGCACTGCCCGGGCAGCGGCGCTGCGCACCGGGAACGCGGACATCGTAGAAGCCATCCCGGTGGGCCAGGTGGCGCAGATCGATCCGGCCTTGGTGCATGAGGTCCCGATGCCGCGGACCAACACACTGTATCTCAACACGGCATCGGGTCCGTTCGCCGATCCCACAGTCCGCGCCGCAGCCCGCGAAGCGATCGATGCCGGCGCCATTGTGGACCGGGTTTATGAAGGCCGCGCGGACAAGGCGGCCGGGCTGCTTGGCCCGGCGCTTCCGTGGGCAGCAGACGAGCGGCGAAACAAAAGCTACGCCGCAGCGCTGGCCACCCGCGTTGCCGCAGCCACCGTCAAGGGAACGCCCATCCGACTTGGAACCTTCACGGACCGCGCCGAGCTGCCGGAGGTAGCAGTCCAGCTCGAGCAGCAGCTGGAAGCCGCCGGCTTTACCGTCGAGCAGGACGTCCGCGAGTACCAGCACATCGAAGCGGACGCCCTGGCCGGCAAATTCGATGCCTTCATCCTCTCGCGCGCCACGGTGCTGGACTCCGGCGATCCCGTGGCATACCTCTACAGCGACTTCTCCTGCGCCGGCTCCTTCAATATCTCCCAGTTCTGCGACCCTGCAGTGGACGCAGCCTTGGCCAAAGCCGCCGGCATCCCTGCCGGCCCTGAACGCCGTACCGCGATCGCAGCCGCGGAAAGCCTCATTCTCGCCCGGGACGCCGCCGTCCCGCTGCTCCACGAACGCGTCATCCAAGGAGAGTCCACCCGGGTCCGTGGCGTGGAGCGGGATCCGCGCGAGAGGGCACTGATCACGGGCATCACCGGGATCAGCAGCAGCGCGTCCACCAGCACACGCGCCGCAGGCTGA
- a CDS encoding MFS transporter translates to MTALSAIDPAATKSRPATGLLLASQLIFNIGFYAVVPFLALVMTKDFGMTATAVGVVLGARVFSQQGLFLVGGMITDQFGPRRAMLVGCLVRISGYLTLAMAGSFPLFLLGAVLTGMGGALFSPALESLVGKAEERRRNTSGKAPALFALLAICGEIGAVTGPLVGALLLGLSFSWAALAGAAVFAVMTGLLWHGVPAGAPNREANKHSPSVPPSSRPPGDGVAAMLRDKRFVAFAALYSVNLLAYNQLYFGLPIELTRSGAGPAALAGLFAAASILTVALQWPISRLTTRIGAGRALTVGFLLKCLAFATMAVLAQFPATGTLPLLPPLLLVVGLCLGHMCIGPVAMPLVLDFARGRRTGIYYGLLASMGGCAVLLGNFALGPLYSGASQPGPDAVWPWAVMAALMVIPAVGLSRLLPAKR, encoded by the coding sequence GTGACTGCACTCAGCGCCATAGACCCGGCAGCAACGAAGTCCCGCCCGGCCACTGGACTCCTGCTCGCCAGCCAGCTCATCTTCAACATTGGCTTTTATGCCGTGGTCCCGTTCCTCGCGCTGGTCATGACCAAGGACTTCGGCATGACGGCCACCGCCGTGGGTGTGGTCCTGGGCGCCCGCGTCTTCAGCCAGCAGGGGCTCTTCCTGGTGGGCGGCATGATCACCGACCAGTTTGGGCCACGGCGGGCCATGCTGGTGGGCTGCCTGGTCCGCATCTCCGGTTACCTCACGCTGGCCATGGCCGGCAGCTTTCCGCTGTTCCTCCTGGGCGCCGTGCTGACCGGGATGGGCGGTGCACTGTTCTCCCCCGCCCTGGAATCGTTGGTTGGCAAGGCAGAGGAACGACGGCGGAACACCAGCGGGAAGGCACCTGCCCTTTTCGCGCTCCTCGCCATCTGCGGAGAGATCGGGGCCGTGACCGGCCCCCTGGTGGGCGCCCTGCTGCTGGGGCTTTCCTTCAGTTGGGCCGCGCTGGCCGGGGCCGCCGTCTTCGCCGTGATGACAGGGCTGTTGTGGCACGGTGTGCCCGCCGGAGCCCCAAACCGGGAGGCGAACAAGCATTCCCCATCCGTGCCGCCTTCCTCGAGGCCCCCGGGTGACGGGGTCGCGGCGATGCTGCGGGACAAGCGCTTTGTAGCCTTCGCCGCCCTCTACAGCGTGAACCTGCTGGCCTACAACCAGCTGTACTTCGGGCTGCCCATCGAACTGACCAGAAGCGGTGCAGGACCCGCGGCACTGGCCGGTTTGTTCGCGGCCGCCTCCATCCTCACCGTTGCGCTGCAATGGCCAATCTCCCGGCTGACAACCCGGATCGGTGCAGGACGGGCACTGACAGTGGGCTTCCTCCTGAAGTGCCTGGCCTTCGCCACCATGGCGGTGCTCGCCCAATTTCCGGCCACCGGCACACTGCCGCTCCTGCCGCCGCTGCTGCTTGTGGTGGGGCTCTGTCTGGGACACATGTGCATCGGACCGGTGGCCATGCCCCTGGTCCTCGATTTTGCCCGCGGGCGCCGGACGGGCATTTACTACGGACTTCTGGCAAGCATGGGCGGTTGCGCGGTGCTGCTGGGCAACTTTGCCCTGGGACCGCTGTACTCGGGCGCCTCCCAACCGGGACCTGATGCCGTCTGGCCTTGGGCGGTGATGGCGGCACTCATGGTGATTCCCGCCGTCGGACTTTCAAGGCTCCTGCCGGCCAAGCGCTAA
- a CDS encoding ABC transporter ATP-binding protein, with protein sequence MTGALAADSISFAYPARGFRNRQPVETLRNISLSLAPGTSTALVGSSGSGKSTLVRILLAMAKPSAGSVTLDGQTIRPGAVRTLRWYRRAVQYIPQNPAGSLDPRMTISQLLMEPLRQLRVEGNHRALIGQALERVEVPAALTERRPGELSGGQNQRVAIARALVVSPSYVLADEPVSGLDLPLRDTVLSLLDGLVREEGLGMLLVTHDLATAARICGTTAVLAEGSIVEQGPTGQVLDNPASLAAVELVQASAGMQLHRNVPAAAL encoded by the coding sequence ATGACCGGCGCCCTGGCCGCGGACAGCATCTCCTTCGCCTACCCAGCCCGCGGCTTCCGCAACCGGCAGCCCGTAGAAACACTCCGAAACATCAGTTTGAGCCTCGCCCCCGGCACCAGCACGGCGCTGGTGGGGAGTTCCGGTTCCGGCAAGTCCACCCTGGTGCGGATTCTCCTGGCCATGGCAAAGCCCTCTGCCGGCTCCGTGACGCTCGACGGCCAGACCATACGGCCCGGCGCTGTCCGAACGCTGCGCTGGTACCGCCGCGCCGTGCAGTACATCCCGCAGAACCCGGCAGGAAGCCTCGATCCCAGAATGACCATTTCGCAGCTGCTGATGGAGCCGCTGCGGCAGCTCCGGGTGGAGGGAAACCACCGGGCTCTGATCGGCCAAGCCCTGGAACGCGTCGAGGTGCCGGCTGCCCTGACGGAGCGCCGCCCGGGAGAGCTGTCCGGCGGTCAAAACCAGCGTGTGGCCATCGCTCGCGCTTTGGTTGTCTCGCCGTCGTATGTGTTGGCCGACGAGCCCGTCAGCGGCCTGGACCTCCCCCTGCGGGATACCGTCCTTTCGTTGCTGGACGGCCTGGTGCGGGAGGAAGGCCTGGGAATGCTCCTGGTAACCCACGACCTCGCAACGGCCGCCAGGATCTGCGGCACCACCGCCGTCCTGGCGGAAGGCAGCATTGTGGAACAAGGGCCAACAGGCCAGGTGCTGGATAACCCCGCCAGCCTTGCCGCCGTCGAACTCGTGCAGGCGTCAGCAGGCATGCAGCTCCACCGCAATGTCCCGGCGGCTGCCCTGTGA
- a CDS encoding ATP-binding cassette domain-containing protein: protein MPAPALSVTNLALSYDGQRLVHPLTFSMQAGECVALLGASGSGKSLTAAALTGTVPDGITASGEVSFGGEPGIGAWKVAGRTTATAANAALIRQDPQSSLNPLVPVGKQLLMPLRRAGFRRTDAWTHAARFLAQAGITEPAAILPRYTGELSGGQLQRVCIALALACGSRVLVADEPTTALDAVTQAKVLATLRTWGAEGRSVLFITHDLSAAASLCSRALVMEGGRIVEEAPMTELLCTPRHPYTRRLVAAATGALPLAAPATLKTAVAA from the coding sequence ATGCCTGCACCCGCCCTCTCCGTGACGAACCTCGCGCTGTCGTATGACGGGCAGCGGCTGGTGCACCCCCTGACATTCTCCATGCAGGCCGGCGAGTGCGTCGCGCTGCTGGGCGCCTCGGGATCGGGCAAGTCGCTGACCGCGGCGGCCCTGACCGGAACCGTTCCGGACGGGATCACCGCCAGCGGGGAGGTCTCCTTCGGAGGTGAGCCTGGCATAGGCGCCTGGAAGGTGGCAGGCAGGACGACTGCCACCGCAGCGAACGCGGCACTCATCCGCCAGGATCCCCAAAGCTCCCTCAACCCGCTGGTTCCCGTGGGCAAACAACTCCTCATGCCGTTACGCAGGGCTGGGTTTCGCCGGACCGACGCCTGGACGCACGCTGCCCGGTTCCTGGCGCAGGCCGGAATTACGGAACCCGCAGCAATCCTTCCCCGCTACACCGGTGAACTTTCCGGCGGGCAACTGCAGAGAGTTTGTATCGCCCTGGCCCTGGCGTGCGGCAGCCGCGTCCTCGTAGCAGACGAGCCCACTACGGCGCTGGACGCCGTGACCCAGGCCAAGGTCCTCGCGACCCTCCGCACGTGGGGAGCCGAAGGCCGAAGCGTCCTCTTCATCACCCACGACCTTTCGGCCGCCGCATCGCTCTGCAGCCGCGCGCTGGTGATGGAGGGCGGCCGGATCGTCGAAGAAGCACCGATGACGGAACTGCTGTGCACTCCGCGCCACCCCTACACGCGGCGCTTGGTGGCAGCAGCCACAGGTGCACTGCCGCTTGCGGCTCCGGCAACACTAAAAACAGCGGTGGCAGCATGA